Genomic segment of Salvia hispanica cultivar TCC Black 2014 chromosome 2, UniMelb_Shisp_WGS_1.0, whole genome shotgun sequence:
AAAACGTTTATTTTCGTACATTAGTAATAACTTTACCACAAGACCATGTTATAGTGTATTCAAATAGTcgaatacttttattttatatactagtattaactTTACATTGGACCAACACATTcacacaatattattattattattattattattattattattattattattattattattatttcataaaataggCGGTTTAAATAGTGTACTTCATTAATTAAGGGGCAAAGGTCAAATGCCCAACCCTTTTTCTATGGAAACCATGCTTAATTTGGTAGATGGCACATGCATTCATTTCAATTTCCCAACGCCAATTTCCATTCCCCATTCCCATGTATCCCatattgaaataatgaaatgttCTTATCCAGATCTTTAATAGAAAAAACTTTAGGAGCTTCTTGCAAAATTCCAGATCTTTTATTAGTACTCTCTGTACATTCTGTTagaacaataaataaaatgttgataCAAATGGATCACATacatactaataatttataggagtattattctATGAAACGTTTTAGCATTTctaaattacaataaaaccTTGCAATACTAAATTCTCTTCATCACGTACATGTGTAGTTGGAATCTAATTCCAAAATCACACATAAAAGTCTACATTCACCAAAGGGTTCTACACGTAGTAGAATTCTTAAATCCTaatcaatttcatatattcaATTCTATCACTACGCAAGCATTCCTATCTTTAGGAGAACACGATTAACTCGGTTATCATTACGTATGCATTCCTATCTTTAgaaaacaaaactaatttaGTTAGCACATATAGTTGTTTGTACATTCCTATTAccaataacaattaaaaaatttgcaaCCACAACTGACATCCTCCTTTCCTcgtatgttttttttgtatatttaatttggggAAGGAGGTAGAATGATATTTACAAAGAAGATTCAACgtatagaaaattaaaaggtaGTAGTAAGTTTTTCAGTAGTATTTGCAAACATGAAATTAACATGAAAGTGATGATATTAAGACGAATCCTGCTTTGATTTAAAATCAGTAATAAGCATACTCCTTCAATCCCAATCTAAGGATGAAATGAAACCCTAATTAAGTCAATAAAAGGAAGAATCACAATTAATTCATAAGTAGTATAACCGATCAAGCTCTGAAACACAGGAACTGGTGGTGATGATGGATTTGGTGGTGCGACGTCGCATCCTGATCAATCAAGCCTTGAATCTGACGAAACTCTTCGACGTGGCAGGGGATATTGATCGGACCTTTCTGATCGAAGCCGTactcctcctccgcctcctTGAGCAGCTCCGTGAAGAGCGGGTGGTTGATGTAGATGACCGGAATCACGAAGCGCTGCAGCTCGGCGCCCTGGCCCACCGTAATCGCGACGCATCCCTTGGGGATTCCCCGCCGCCCGCCGTGGTGGAGATGGAAATTGATCAGGTGGTGGCCGCCGCTTCCCATCTTCTTAATTACTATGTACAATTTGaagtagaaattaaaaattggagGAGATTCAGAAAGAGAAGGGCCAAGGATCGGAGGCGGAGATGGCGAGTATGAAGCGCGTTTGAGCGGAATCGGTTAGGGAATTGGGGATATTGCAGGTCATGATAAAGGAGTGAAGCGCATAGAGGTTGTGAAAATGATGGAGGAATATTGAAGAATATGAATATGGGAGGGAGGTGTATTTATACACGATTTCTTACTGAGTGGGGTTTGGTTTGGATGAAGGAATGGCGGTAGGATGATTCATGACTCTGCTTCCAAACCTTTAACGCGGATTTGGCGTGAAACTACCCATAATTATTTATGCTTCTTTTTTCAACATACTAAATATTTGAGTTATAGgactataattttatattcaatttttgttgctACGTCTATTGCTATCATATACCAAGAATATCATATAGAGGTGACTTTATCCAAATTACATCATTTGGTAGCGTCACTTTCACTATCCACAAACACTCAAATTAACATAGGCGAAATTAACGATTACAAAAGATTTTATTACTGTGCTTCAAGAAATTATACACATAACTTCTTCCCAGATTAACTGTCCACATTACCTTATTGACATGTCTCAAACACAATGATGCAACTCAAGTATCGCAAATGCTGGTTCCCGTTGGACCGGTCACTAGAAGTTGGGCCAAGAAATTTAAGGATAAATTGATCTAACTCAAGAATTATCTAGCAGGCTcattgaaaatgaataattaagcAGTTCAAGatgtattaatataattgCACGTAAGTCGACCAAAGATTGAAGCCTAGTGAACTGACATGTAAAGAAACGAGCCCAAGAGAATCAAGAGTctcattattttcaaaaattacaagACTTGGAGGCTGAGCAAGTTGTTTttggtatttatttattccctaattaatagaataagtagatgaaaagatattaattgtttttccttttaccAATTGCGGTTTCCtttaggccatgtttggttgccgggaaagtaaagttggcaaggaaaatgattcctgggaaaatgaatcccggaatataactttactttcatgtgtttggaaaatatcaagattttaaatttatatttaatttaaacaccaaactaaaaatatacttattattattttatttataaaaagaataatattgtaaaatttttattaaattattaattacaaataataataattatattattatatttattattatgatggatagtttaaatatggattatccatcataatatataataatataattatagttatagttacatggagtattacaatactcatttattataacaataaatataataattattatattataattataatatttacaaatattataattatataaattttataaattaaaattgcactatgactttattgattaattgttaatttataaaataaaatatttattatttattataagatttatattatttaattatattttagttatttaataaattattattattatgaattattataaaataagttataattatgataattttaataatagttttttttattatagtgaaattaagtatgatttataattttaaattattttaaaaacattgtaatttttatttttattattattattattattattattattattattattattattattactattactattactattactattactattactattattatgttaatattattattatcattattattaataaaactatactatattgcttaaatatgtaagaatcctaaaactgggaaaaagaatacctaagaaaagttaggattcagaatcctgGAAAGTTGTATTAACTTTCTTTGTTctcggattctgattactttcccagtttgattaaaaatcgAAACAAGCACAGGAATTTAAAACTTAAggaatcaaattattttcccAGACAGAATCCCggcaaccaaacatggccttaaagtttatttcttttcaagtttattttccttttaatctTAAAACTAGTGCCTATAAAATGCCCTCTACGTGTTGGACAAAAATTACACTTAattagaataatattttacGAGTTTTATCactctcaaatttttaatttattaagttCTTTtatttgacttatcaaatacGGAGTAACTTTTTAGCATCGTTTGTGATGTTATTCACTTGATATCACGACTTATCAACAGTTTTCTACATACCCGTCGTCATTCATCCATAATTGCAAGAACTCCATTGCATGCCAAATCGATCCATCATCAAACATCAAATCAAGAATGAAGATTATATCACACAAACTTCAATTTCTAAACAAATGCTAAAAGTAGTCCATTAATTGGGTTCACCATGTAATCTCTTCCCGATTTTTTCATTCACTCGCTGCCTCATGAATTATGGTTCTCTCGCTGCCTCCTCATTTCCCTCTTCTCTCGCCACCTCTTCACCTTAATTGTATAACTAATGAATTGATAGTATTTTCAACATATATAGACATAGACAATCTACCATGAACGATTGTTTGTGATAATCCAAAATCACTTCCTATATTAGATTACTATAACACTGAATAGATCACACagtgagaaaaatatttcttgCTTGACTAAACCAAGTATGAGGTATCAgagattatttatttcttaatctataCAAATAACATTgaacatatgatttttgtcaatGGACATACACTACTTTGCTTTGTCAATATGtagtttttcgtaacccaaaaCTAGGCTATTTTAGGTAACGGTGATTGACATATAAGAAATGCTAGTATTGTTGCTTTATACAATTGTGTCCCAGCTTTGCCCAAATTGACATTGTACCTTGGAGATgttattatcaattttatgttGCTCAGAAACATAGTCAGTTGATTATATGCACGAGTAATTCAAATATCAATCATATACTGATTCTGATAGTTAAATATCATCCAaaagtttttttattgcatgcttaatttttaaaacagtTAATTATGGGAAATTTTGGTCCAAAGTCCAAAGTCCAAAGTCATGTTTTTGGGTGAATTTCCCTCGAGAGATAACGATCATATATTCCGTAGAaggtaaaataaaactattcaCATTTAGAGAATGTGCGACTAAGATATGAATTTCAAACCTTCATCTCCaagttaaatataaaaaaatatctcatttcaataaaaacgcttaattatttataaattttggaataATACAATTGTTAATTTcctgtttcttttttttcaatttatgttAGATGTACACATACACAAATTAGTTTGTTTTGGAAAACAAGTCAAAATTAATCCTTAAAACCATGAAATTGAAAGCCTTCTTTATGGATAAATACtgcatatattttcatattcgAAGTTGGATAGGATTAGGgatgcaaaatataaatttcaatcTTAATAGTAAATatgaaaacaatttgaacgTGGAAGAAAAGAGTGGGCTCATTTATTTAAGGTTTATAGCAGCCAGCGGGCATTCATATTGTGAGAAGGAAAGggctagaaa
This window contains:
- the LOC125204301 gene encoding auxin-responsive protein SAUR32-like; its protein translation is MGSGGHHLINFHLHHGGRRGIPKGCVAITVGQGAELQRFVIPVIYINHPLFTELLKEAEEEYGFDQKGPINIPCHVEEFRQIQGLIDQDATSHHQIHHHHQFLCFRA